The Procambarus clarkii isolate CNS0578487 chromosome 64, FALCON_Pclarkii_2.0, whole genome shotgun sequence genome includes a window with the following:
- the LOC123769108 gene encoding streptococcal hemagglutinin-like encodes MRHDNDVRVLDSLYELLMDVVNTMRAQKRKEQVEKEEKGKGGNRGAVEEEEGGRRDEESNKIINTAGALNSWNTNTTYQHQQQPHNKHTPKTSAALARRQQHSQDVSSTHKTSAALTRRRQHSQDVSSTHKTSAALTRRRQHSQDVSSTHKTSAALTRRQQHSQDVGSTHKTSAALARRQQHSQDVSSTHKTSAALTRRRQHSQDVSSTRKTSAALTRCQQHSQDVSSTHKTSAALTRRQQHSQDVGSTHKTSAALTRRQQHSQDVSSTHKTSAALTRRQQHSQDVSSTHKMSAALTRRQQHSQDVSSTHKTSAALTRRRQHSQDVSSTHKTSAALTRRQQHSQDVGSTHKTSAALTRRRQHSQDVSSTHKTSAALTRRQQHSQDVSSTHKTSAALTKRQQHSQDVSSTHKTSASLKTSAALTRRQQHSQDVSSTHKTSAALTRRQQHSRRQQHSQDVSSTHKTSAALTRPSHKRSASHKRSASHKRSASHKRSASHKRSASHKRSASHKRSASHKRSASHKRSASHKRSASHKRSASHKRSASHKRSASHKRSASHKRSASHKRSASHKRVSITQEVSITQEVSITQEVSITQEVSITQEVSITQEVSITQEVSITQEVSITQEVSITQEVRITQEVSITQEVSITQEVSITQEGQHHTRRQHHTQDVSITHKTSASHTRRQHHTQDVSITQEVRITQEVRITQEVSITQEVSITQEVSITQEVSITQEVRITQEVRITQEVSITQEVSITQEVSITQEVSITQEVSITQEVRITQEVSITQEVRITQDVSITQEVGITQEVSITHKTSASHTRRQHHTRGVPLRIVLNYSMIERLSPLQVEHANKLSRKVFITLIAHKYDEKLMTKNTSLLEGAPVIFMIIGSSS; translated from the exons GAGGAAGGAGAGACGAGGAATCCAACAAGATCATTAACACGGCTGGTGCTCTGAACTCCTGGAACACTAATACAACatatcaacaccagcagcaaccacaCAACAAACATACACCCAAGACGTCAGCAGCACTCGCAAGACGTCAGCAGCACTCACAAGACGTCAGCAGCACTCACAAGACGTCAGCAGCACTCACAAGACGTCGGCAGCACTCACAAGACGTCAGCAGCACTCACAAGACGTCAGCAGCACTCACAAGACGTCGGCAGCACTCACAAGACGTCAGCAGCACTCACAAGACGTCGGCAGCACTCACAAGACGTCAGCAGCACTCACAAGACGTCGGCAGCACTCACAAGACGTCAGCAGCACTCGCAAGACGTCAGCAGCACTCACAAGATGTCAGCAGCACTCACAAGACGTCAGCAGCACTCACAAGACGTCGGCAGCACTCACAAGACGTCAGCAGCACTCGCAAGACGTCAGCAGCACTCACAAGATGTCAGCAGCACTCACAAGACGTCAGCAGCACTCACAAGACGTCAGCAGCACTCACAAGACGTCAGCAGCACTCACAAGACGTCGGCAGCACTCACAAGACGTCAGCAGCACTCACAAGACGTCAGCAGCACTCACAAGACGTCAGCAGCACTCACAAGACGTCGGCAGCACTCACAAGACGTCAGCAGCACTCGCAAGACGTCAGCAGCACTCACAAGATGTCAGCAGCACTCACAAGACGTCAGCAGCACTCACAAGACGTCAGCAGCACTCACAAGACGTCAGCAGCACTCACAAGACGTCGGCAGCACTCACAAGACGTCAGCAGCACTCACAAGACGTCGGCAGCACTCACAAGACGTCAGCAGCACTCACAAGACGTCGGCAGCACTCACAAGACGTCAGCAGCACTCACAAGACGTCGGCAGCACTCACAAGACGTCAGCAGCACTCACAAGACGTCAGCAGCACTCACAAGACGTCAGCAGCACTCACAAGACGTCAGCAGCACTCACAAGACGTCAGCAGCACTCACAAAACGTCAGCAGCACTCACAAGACGTCAGCAGCACtcacaagacgtcagcatcacTCAAGACGTCAGCAGCACTCACAAGACGTCAGCAGCACTCACAAGACGTCAGCAGCACTCACAAGACGTCAGCAGCACTCACAAGACGTCAGCAGCACTCTAGACGTCAGCAGCACTCACAAGACGTCAGCAGCACTCACAAGACGTCAGCAGCACTCACAAGAC catCACACAAGAGGTCAGCATCACACAAGAGGTCAGCATCACACAAGAGGTCAGCATCACACAAGAGGTCAGCATCACACAAGAGGTCAGCATCACACAAGAGGTCAGCATCACACAAGAGGTCAGCATCACACAAGAGGTCAGCATCACACAAGAGGTCAGCATCACACAAGAGGTCCGCATCACACAAGAGGTCAGCATCACACAAGAGGTCAGCATCACACAAGAGGTCAGCATCACACAAGAGGTCAGCATCACACAAGAGGTCAGCATCACACAAGAGGTCAGCATCACACAAGAGGGTCAGCATCACACAAGAGGTCAGCATCACACAAGAGGTCAGCATCACACAAGAGGTCAGCATCACACAAGAGGTCAGCATCACACAAGAGGTCAGCATCACACAAGAGGTCAGCATCACACAAGAGGTCAGCATCACACAAGAGGTCAGCATCACACAAGAGGTCAGCATCACACAAGAGGTCCGCATCACACAAGAGGTCAGCATCACACAAGAGGTCAGCATCACACAAGAGGTCAGCATCACACAAGAGGGTCAGCATcacacaagacgtcagcatcacacacaagacgtcagcatcacacacaagacgtcagcatcacacacaagacgtcagcatcacacacaagacgtcagcatcacacAAGAGGTCCGCATCACACAAGAGGTCCGCATCACACAAGAGGTCAGCATCACACAAGAGGTCAGCATCACACAAGAGGTCAGCATCACACAAGAGGTCAGCATCACACAAGAGGTCCGCATCACACAAGAGGTCCGCATCACACAAGAGGTCAGCATCACACAAGAGGTCAGCATCACACAAGAGGTCAGCATCACACAAGAGGTCAGCATCACACAAGAGGTCAGCATCACACAAGAGGTCCGCATCACACAAGAGGTCAGCATCACACAAGAGGTCCGCATcacacaagacgtcagcatcacacAAGAGGTCGGCATCACACAAGAGGTCAGCATCACtcacaagacgtcagcatcacacacaagacgtcagcatcacacaagag GTgttcccctgagaattgtgtTGAATTACTCAATGATTGAACGCTTGTCCCCCTTGCAAGTTGAGCATGCAAATAAACTGTCCAGAAAGGTTTTCATAACGTTAATTGCTCATAAATACGATGAGAAATTAATGACTAAGAATACCTCGTTGTTAGAGGGCGCACCAGTTATATTTATGATAATTGGTTCTTCTTCGTGA